A region from the Aquimarina sp. ERC-38 genome encodes:
- a CDS encoding SusC/RagA family TonB-linked outer membrane protein, with product MKQKLFTSIMITMLMGITTCVHAQITVTGIVSEANGPLPGVNILVKGTQNGTTSDFDGVYTLTDVAEDATLIFSYIGFVSVEIPVNGQNEVNITLQEDAAALDEIVIVGYGSEIKRDLTTAISSIKGDEVTETAVASNPVTALQGKVSGIQVESFGGQPGGRANVFIRGVNSLSNANPLFIVDGLFVDNMQYINPNDIEEISILKDAAAAAIYGARAANGVVLINTNHGRKEQDIEVKLNTKVGVDTPSKRLDFIDGQQYTDYLNQRFANDGSETRVDWNGVNTDWQDENLSSALVEDYGFSISGGGQKSSHFVSANYFKQDGILVGSGFERINFRINNKFEFGKIRVTQSAGITQGKLQQNNWYGFDGTTAPTIARTNEANEGGFDGPNTPVQGPGGVNQFALASLENNLTTTRTLFGTAKFDYDINEHFTVSANFGVDYITNRVFQFTPTFVMSETIDPVRNFNELNDLTDFREDALNLLVEPTLTYNQEFDKHKVSGVLGYTYFLENVNSSGLYGQGTPSNAIQVVSALPANEQIVLLGENSTAGLESVFGRFNYNFDSRYLFSATLRRDASSRFAKDNQVGYFPSFSAGWNVSNESFWQSETVNYFKLRASYGELGSYPDVFYPTIDVFLSNRSNTTFNSQLASGLARTTLADPNLIWETTKTFDIGADVSFLNNKINFSMDYYAKDIEDVLVDIAVPATSGIDLPVTRNAGDLVNQGLEFNVDYKKREGDFTFTVGTNFSFNLKSEAGDIPNPILGPAIDEDLRVVNRTVANEPIGSFYGFKVEDKVNPETGDFVRIDVNGDGTVDADDITNIGNPIPDFTYGLNFNADYKNFDFTVNFNGVQGNEIYNLSRYYNILWQDGGKLTEVLDSWTPTNTDTSIPRATVSDGQDNKAPSSFFVEDGSYLRLKTLEVGYNFPESVIGDKLIKNLRLSLNVQNVFVITSYSGYDPDVSSTDGGRASLNSGVPGVRVPVNPLLGRGLDARAYPNARTFLFAIQATF from the coding sequence ATGAAGCAAAAACTCTTTACATCCATAATGATTACGATGCTTATGGGGATCACTACTTGTGTTCATGCGCAAATTACAGTGACAGGTATCGTAAGTGAAGCTAACGGACCCTTACCGGGCGTAAATATTTTAGTTAAAGGAACGCAAAATGGAACTACATCGGATTTTGACGGTGTCTATACACTTACGGATGTAGCAGAAGATGCCACTCTTATTTTTAGCTATATTGGTTTTGTATCTGTTGAGATTCCGGTAAACGGACAAAATGAAGTCAACATTACCTTACAAGAAGACGCCGCAGCATTAGATGAAATCGTCATTGTAGGATATGGTTCTGAAATTAAAAGAGATTTAACTACTGCCATATCCTCTATAAAAGGTGATGAAGTTACAGAAACAGCAGTGGCTAGTAATCCGGTTACCGCACTACAAGGTAAAGTCTCAGGGATTCAGGTAGAAAGCTTTGGAGGTCAACCGGGCGGTAGGGCTAATGTATTTATCCGGGGTGTGAATTCACTTAGTAATGCCAACCCGTTGTTTATTGTAGATGGACTTTTTGTAGATAATATGCAGTATATTAACCCCAACGATATTGAAGAAATTTCTATTCTTAAAGATGCAGCAGCCGCAGCCATTTACGGAGCCAGAGCTGCTAATGGCGTAGTATTAATTAATACAAATCACGGAAGAAAAGAACAAGATATTGAAGTAAAATTAAACACAAAAGTAGGAGTTGACACTCCCAGTAAACGACTGGATTTTATTGACGGACAACAATATACGGATTATCTTAATCAGCGTTTTGCCAATGATGGTTCAGAAACCCGGGTGGACTGGAATGGGGTAAATACGGACTGGCAAGATGAAAATTTATCCAGTGCCTTAGTGGAAGATTACGGATTTTCAATATCCGGAGGTGGACAAAAGTCTTCGCATTTTGTATCTGCAAATTATTTTAAACAAGATGGTATCCTGGTAGGTTCCGGTTTTGAAAGGATCAATTTTAGAATTAATAATAAATTTGAATTTGGAAAAATACGGGTCACGCAATCTGCAGGTATTACACAGGGCAAACTGCAACAAAATAACTGGTATGGATTTGATGGTACTACCGCCCCTACCATAGCCCGTACAAATGAAGCTAATGAAGGTGGCTTTGATGGTCCTAATACTCCGGTACAGGGACCAGGAGGGGTCAATCAATTTGCTTTAGCCAGTTTGGAAAACAACCTTACTACCACCCGAACTTTATTTGGGACTGCTAAGTTTGATTATGACATTAATGAACATTTTACCGTATCAGCAAATTTTGGAGTAGATTATATAACCAATCGGGTTTTTCAGTTTACACCTACTTTTGTCATGAGTGAGACCATTGATCCGGTACGTAATTTTAACGAACTTAATGATCTGACAGATTTTAGAGAAGATGCCCTGAACCTGTTGGTAGAACCTACATTAACCTACAACCAGGAGTTTGATAAACATAAAGTTTCCGGAGTTTTAGGATATACTTATTTTCTGGAAAATGTAAATAGTAGTGGCTTGTATGGACAAGGAACACCTTCTAATGCCATCCAGGTGGTAAGTGCGTTGCCGGCAAATGAGCAGATTGTTCTTTTAGGTGAAAATAGTACGGCAGGGCTGGAATCTGTATTCGGACGGTTTAATTATAATTTTGATAGCCGTTATTTGTTTTCGGCTACCTTACGTAGAGATGCGTCGTCTCGTTTTGCTAAAGACAATCAAGTAGGTTACTTTCCTTCCTTCTCTGCCGGATGGAATGTAAGTAACGAATCTTTTTGGCAGTCAGAAACTGTTAATTATTTTAAACTACGTGCTTCTTACGGAGAACTGGGTTCGTACCCTGATGTTTTTTACCCTACTATTGATGTATTTTTAAGTAATCGATCCAATACTACTTTTAATAGTCAATTAGCCAGCGGATTAGCAAGAACAACGCTAGCAGATCCTAATTTAATATGGGAAACCACAAAAACCTTTGATATTGGGGCGGATGTATCCTTTTTAAATAATAAAATTAATTTTTCTATGGACTACTACGCAAAAGATATAGAAGATGTATTAGTAGATATTGCCGTACCTGCTACTTCCGGTATTGACCTTCCGGTTACCCGAAATGCCGGGGATTTAGTAAATCAGGGGTTAGAATTTAACGTGGACTATAAAAAGAGGGAAGGTGATTTTACGTTTACCGTTGGGACTAACTTCTCATTTAACCTTAAGAGTGAAGCAGGAGACATTCCTAATCCAATCTTAGGCCCTGCCATTGACGAAGATTTACGAGTGGTAAACAGAACTGTGGCCAATGAACCCATCGGATCCTTTTACGGATTTAAAGTAGAAGATAAAGTAAATCCTGAAACCGGGGATTTTGTTCGGATTGACGTAAATGGTGACGGTACGGTAGATGCCGATGATATTACGAATATAGGAAACCCAATTCCTGATTTTACGTACGGGTTAAACTTTAATGCGGATTATAAAAACTTTGATTTCACTGTAAATTTTAATGGAGTTCAAGGAAATGAAATTTATAATTTAAGCCGTTATTATAATATCTTATGGCAAGATGGGGGGAAATTAACAGAAGTGTTAGATTCCTGGACTCCTACTAATACGGATACAAGTATTCCTCGAGCTACGGTAAGTGATGGTCAGGATAATAAAGCCCCCTCTTCCTTCTTTGTAGAAGACGGATCTTATCTACGTTTGAAAACGCTGGAGGTCGGTTATAATTTTCCGGAAAGTGTCATAGGTGACAAATTAATTAAGAATTTAAGATTATCGCTCAATGTGCAAAATGTTTTTGTCATCACCAGTTACAGTGGATACGATCCCGATGTTTCTTCTACGGATGGTGGTCGTGCCAGTCTTAATTCTGGGGTTCCGGGAGTTCGTGTTCCCGTAAATCCATTGTTAGGTCGTGGATTAGATGCCCGGGCTTATCCCAATGCCAGGACTTTTCTATTTGCAATCCAGGCTACATTTTAA
- a CDS encoding RagB/SusD family nutrient uptake outer membrane protein → MKKLINIKTKVTMTAVVLVALVLGCSDELLEQNNNNGTSSDNFGTSPEQVEAAVNGAFHPLTTAFFWGRIIHTGAFLRSDEYNVFEFASNTAMAGLNANPGDRWALEPWQQLYKSIGRCNTIINRVTAEGIPDETVRNQLVGQAYFLRAFDYWYLLNLYGNIPKITEEPNLDDLAVSQADPKEIWELILDDLTKAEEMLPESWTSENLGRPTSLAATALKGKSYLYREEWEEAEQAFREVINSGNYALLPGTQFDNNFSQENENNIESVFELQFLGQQTFVWGTDIPGTGTMGNYHIDYAPPAKTPDRGHVINPWLRDLYEANNDELRRNATLVYDYPGATGYGGLSYQEDFVTPRMDADGNPMETDVQIATQANVAPIFSKKYTGMDIGLREEVDFLGTNVGNNWRIIRYADVLLMMAEALNEQNKTGDAEMFINMVRERANLTPLSGLSQLDMMQAIIDERAMELAGEGHRFLDLVRWELADDYLGPNSLHGTGSNHPKSLVGGTFVSGRDELIWIPIGEISSNPSLEQNPGYQ, encoded by the coding sequence ATGAAAAAATTAATAAACATAAAAACAAAAGTAACAATGACAGCGGTTGTCCTTGTTGCATTAGTCTTAGGCTGTTCGGATGAATTACTTGAGCAAAATAATAACAACGGTACCTCTAGTGATAACTTCGGAACTTCACCGGAACAGGTAGAAGCTGCGGTTAATGGTGCTTTTCATCCGCTAACTACTGCTTTCTTTTGGGGTAGAATTATACATACGGGAGCCTTTTTACGATCTGATGAATACAACGTATTTGAATTTGCTTCTAATACGGCTATGGCAGGTTTGAATGCAAATCCGGGAGATCGGTGGGCATTAGAACCCTGGCAACAACTTTACAAGTCCATTGGCAGATGTAATACTATTATCAATCGGGTAACCGCAGAAGGAATTCCGGATGAGACCGTTCGGAATCAATTAGTAGGTCAAGCCTATTTTTTAAGGGCTTTTGACTATTGGTACTTACTCAATTTATATGGTAATATCCCAAAGATAACTGAAGAACCAAACCTTGATGATTTAGCAGTGTCACAAGCAGATCCTAAAGAAATCTGGGAACTTATTTTAGATGACTTAACTAAAGCAGAAGAAATGCTCCCTGAATCCTGGACAAGTGAAAATCTAGGAAGACCTACTTCCTTAGCCGCTACTGCTTTAAAGGGGAAATCTTATCTCTATCGAGAAGAATGGGAAGAAGCAGAACAAGCTTTCCGGGAGGTAATAAATTCAGGAAACTATGCGCTTTTACCCGGAACACAATTTGACAATAATTTTTCTCAGGAAAATGAAAATAATATAGAATCTGTCTTTGAATTACAGTTCTTGGGTCAGCAAACCTTTGTTTGGGGTACTGATATTCCTGGAACCGGTACTATGGGTAATTATCACATTGATTATGCACCACCAGCCAAAACTCCGGACAGAGGACATGTAATCAACCCCTGGTTGAGAGATTTGTATGAAGCAAATAACGATGAACTTAGAAGAAATGCAACGCTTGTTTATGATTATCCCGGAGCTACCGGTTACGGAGGTTTATCTTATCAAGAAGATTTTGTGACTCCCAGAATGGATGCGGATGGTAATCCTATGGAAACTGATGTACAAATAGCTACACAAGCAAATGTAGCTCCTATATTTTCCAAAAAATATACGGGCATGGATATCGGACTTCGGGAAGAAGTCGATTTTTTAGGAACTAATGTTGGGAACAACTGGCGAATCATTCGGTACGCAGATGTTTTATTAATGATGGCAGAAGCTTTAAACGAACAAAATAAAACGGGAGATGCCGAGATGTTTATCAATATGGTCAGAGAACGTGCGAATTTAACACCGCTTAGCGGATTGTCACAATTGGATATGATGCAAGCGATCATAGATGAGCGAGCGATGGAACTGGCAGGAGAAGGACACCGTTTCTTAGACCTGGTAAGGTGGGAACTAGCAGATGACTATTTAGGCCCTAACTCTTTACACGGTACAGGTTCCAATCATCCTAAGTCCTTAGTAGGAGGAACTTTTGTTTCAGGGCGGGATGAACTTATCTGGATTCCTATCGGTGAAATTTCGTCGAATCCCAGTTTAGAACAGAACCCGGGTTATCAATAA